The proteins below come from a single uncultured delta proteobacterium genomic window:
- a CDS encoding putative Phosphonate-transporting ATPase (Evidence 3 : Function proposed based on presence of conserved amino acid motif, structural feature or limited homology; Product type pe : putative enzyme), with protein sequence MTALYSLRGITRSYGNREVLHIDSLDIQPGDIHALLGANGAGKSTLMRILAFLDSPSSGELYFKGEKVFAGQEARHRPGVVWVPQFPVMFTGSLLYNIEYPMALKKIPPQERKKRAVELLESVTLGHLAKAPAHKLSGGEAQRASIARALAAGVEIILFDEPTANVDQRAQDDFMALVRSLRERRGLSICITTHNAAMAAALCRKQIFLVEGKLVRQHVLPDGSVAWPGKLAKTPEGFHLCVTPDAVASFSPGTPGAPGAPGAAAPGKGVVRGVADFAAGVTVRLELSPGRMVEFLLEDTASRDMACSLALNSPLAIHVERDTLAGGIKA encoded by the coding sequence ATGACTGCCCTGTATTCATTGCGCGGCATTACCCGCAGCTACGGCAACCGTGAGGTTCTGCATATTGATTCCCTGGATATCCAGCCCGGGGATATCCACGCGTTGCTGGGCGCCAACGGCGCGGGCAAATCCACGCTGATGCGGATCCTGGCCTTTCTGGACTCCCCTTCAAGCGGTGAGCTGTATTTCAAGGGTGAAAAAGTTTTTGCCGGGCAGGAAGCCCGGCACCGCCCCGGCGTTGTCTGGGTGCCGCAGTTTCCGGTTATGTTCACCGGGAGCCTGCTCTACAATATCGAGTACCCCATGGCGCTGAAAAAAATTCCGCCGCAGGAACGGAAAAAACGCGCGGTGGAACTTCTTGAAAGCGTCACCCTCGGGCATCTGGCCAAGGCCCCGGCGCACAAACTTTCCGGCGGGGAGGCGCAACGGGCGAGCATTGCCCGGGCGCTGGCCGCCGGGGTGGAGATCATTCTTTTCGACGAGCCCACGGCCAACGTGGACCAACGCGCGCAAGACGACTTCATGGCCCTGGTCCGCTCGCTGCGGGAGCGGCGCGGCCTTTCCATTTGCATCACCACGCACAACGCGGCCATGGCCGCCGCACTGTGCCGCAAACAAATCTTCCTGGTTGAAGGCAAACTCGTCCGCCAACACGTATTGCCTGACGGAAGCGTCGCCTGGCCCGGAAAACTGGCAAAAACTCCGGAAGGTTTTCACCTTTGCGTCACGCCCGATGCGGTCGCGTCTTTCTCGCCCGGCACACCCGGCGCACCCGGCGCGCCCGGCGCGGCCGCGCCTGGAAAAGGCGTTGTGCGGGGCGTCGCGGATTTCGCGGCCGGCGTCACCGTGCGCCTTGAACTGTCACCCGGCCGGATGGTAGAGTTCCTGCTTGAAGACACGGCCAGCCGGGACATGGCGTGCAGCCTGGCCCTGAACTCCCCGCTGGCCATACATGTGGAACGCGATACCCTTGCGGGCGGCATCAAGGCTTGA
- a CDS encoding hypothetical protein (Evidence 5 : No homology to any previously reported sequences), which translates to MANSLSRICITLGVGSRIEASNSWMENGDNFSLELIRALSFSASSFCWAHEMRADAAKSKRAVLDRNLWGNTAGCIVSDVTLWQGC; encoded by the coding sequence GTGGCAAACAGCTTGAGCCGCATTTGCATCACGCTGGGCGTAGGGAGCCGCATTGAAGCCAGTAACAGTTGGATGGAGAATGGCGATAACTTTTCCCTTGAACTGATCCGCGCTCTGAGTTTCAGCGCATCTTCCTTTTGTTGGGCGCACGAAATGAGGGCTGATGCGGCAAAATCCAAGCGCGCCGTATTGGACCGAAATCTTTGGGGCAATACGGCCGGGTGTATTGTGTCAGACGTGACATTATGGCAAGGTTGCTAA
- a CDS encoding putative ABC transporter anion-binding protein HVO_1888 (Evidence 3 : Function proposed based on presence of conserved amino acid motif, structural feature or limited homology), with product MKKLILAGLVLVAVAAFAPLSGAAESIKMSTTTSTRDSGLLEYLLPEFKKDTGIEVMVVAKGTGAAIRDGIDGNVDVIFVHDPDREKQFVADGWGTKRYAVMHNDFVIVGPAKDPAGIKGEKSVLEALKKIAGKKAFFVSRGDDSGTHSKELSLWKKTGLPLAKSEQTIKKGGKDATVTFEVPEGSWYLSIGQGMGKTLFMAEEKEGYALADRGTFIQQKFGKKPPTSLEILVEGDEGLFNPYGVIPVNPAKYPSVKIDAAAKFAEWLVSQRGQELIARYQLEGKQLFFPDAIPGAK from the coding sequence ATGAAAAAATTGATCCTTGCCGGGCTTGTCCTTGTGGCCGTTGCCGCTTTCGCGCCTCTCTCCGGGGCGGCCGAAAGCATCAAGATGTCCACCACCACCAGCACGCGCGATTCCGGGCTCCTGGAATATCTGCTGCCGGAATTCAAGAAAGATACCGGCATTGAGGTCATGGTCGTCGCCAAAGGCACCGGCGCGGCCATCCGTGACGGGATCGACGGCAACGTGGACGTCATTTTCGTGCATGACCCGGACCGCGAGAAGCAATTCGTGGCCGACGGCTGGGGCACCAAACGCTATGCGGTGATGCACAACGACTTCGTCATCGTCGGCCCCGCCAAGGATCCCGCCGGGATCAAGGGGGAAAAGAGCGTTTTGGAAGCGCTGAAAAAAATCGCGGGCAAGAAGGCGTTCTTTGTCTCGCGCGGCGATGATTCCGGCACCCATTCCAAGGAGTTGAGCCTGTGGAAGAAAACCGGACTGCCCCTGGCCAAGAGCGAGCAGACCATCAAAAAAGGCGGCAAGGACGCCACGGTAACCTTCGAAGTGCCCGAAGGCTCCTGGTATCTGAGCATCGGCCAGGGCATGGGCAAAACCCTGTTCATGGCCGAGGAAAAAGAAGGGTACGCCCTTGCGGACCGGGGCACCTTCATCCAGCAGAAGTTCGGCAAAAAGCCTCCCACCAGCCTTGAGATTCTTGTGGAAGGCGACGAAGGCCTGTTCAACCCGTACGGCGTTATCCCGGTCAATCCCGCGAAATACCCGTCCGTGAAAATAGACGCGGCCGCCAAATTCGCGGAGTGGCTTGTCTCCCAACGCGGGCAGGAGCTTATCGCCCGCTACCAGCTCGAAGGCAAACAGCTTTTCTTCCCGGATGCCATTCCGGGAGCGAAATAA
- a CDS encoding conserved hypothetical protein (Evidence 4 : Homologs of previously reported genes of unknown function), with product MNLRILANFLAVAEEQSITRAAERMYISQQSLSEQMARLESHYGIELFSRSRGMKLTYAGQCLAEKAAQILSLDKQLRTIYDDLRNDFRGELSLAMSATRARHHMPILLPKFKEKYPGVDFHLRSGSSAKMERLVLSGAADIRIGYESSTFIEINDIFLAQDRLCAVVTRRLLRKALGDKLDGMLPSLRGGVDIKLLAELPFLLVTIDNHIRRKADNLFYQLGIKPQVMLENDDIETVFLLAARSIGVSFYPETLIAARKDIFVPNGEDTVYVFPIEYPGCNLQLVASYHRERPPSRIALALIEMLRELLVDLKESLAATGVGESGAGEPL from the coding sequence ATGAACTTGCGAATTCTCGCCAATTTCCTGGCTGTCGCCGAAGAGCAGAGCATTACCCGCGCCGCGGAGAGGATGTATATCTCCCAGCAGTCGCTCAGCGAGCAGATGGCCCGGTTGGAAAGCCATTACGGCATCGAGCTTTTCTCCCGCTCGAGAGGCATGAAGCTGACGTATGCCGGGCAATGTCTGGCGGAAAAAGCGGCTCAGATCCTCTCCCTCGACAAGCAGCTCAGGACCATTTACGACGATTTGCGCAACGACTTTCGCGGCGAGCTCTCCTTGGCCATGAGCGCCACCAGGGCCCGCCATCACATGCCCATCCTGCTGCCGAAATTCAAAGAAAAATATCCCGGCGTCGACTTTCACCTGCGGTCAGGGAGTTCCGCCAAGATGGAACGCCTGGTGTTGTCCGGCGCGGCGGATATCCGTATCGGGTACGAATCGTCCACCTTCATAGAGATAAACGATATTTTCCTGGCCCAGGACAGGCTTTGCGCCGTTGTCACCCGCCGTCTGCTGCGCAAGGCGTTGGGAGACAAACTGGACGGAATGCTCCCATCCCTGCGGGGCGGCGTGGACATCAAGCTTCTGGCGGAATTGCCCTTCCTGCTTGTGACCATTGACAACCATATCCGGAGAAAGGCCGACAACCTCTTCTATCAGCTTGGCATCAAGCCGCAGGTCATGCTGGAAAATGACGACATTGAGACGGTATTTCTACTGGCGGCCCGGTCCATCGGTGTGTCGTTCTATCCCGAAACCCTGATCGCCGCGCGGAAGGATATTTTCGTCCCCAACGGTGAGGACACCGTATACGTTTTCCCTATTGAATATCCCGGCTGCAACTTGCAGCTGGTCGCCTCCTATCATCGCGAGCGGCCCCCTTCGCGGATAGCCCTCGCCTTGATCGAGATGCTCCGGGAATTGCTCGTTGATCTCAAGGAATCCCTGGCTGCGACAGGTGTGGGCGAGAGCGGGGCGGGAGAGCCTTTGTAA
- a CDS encoding putative Uncharacterized Fe-S center protein (Evidence 3 : Function proposed based on presence of conserved amino acid motif, structural feature or limited homology) has translation MIGSVHVISFSPCGGTENVMQAITRDIPLPKHEYNITLPGDRTRELRFSRNDLVIMGFPVYGGNMPVHFSSLIAHLKGAGTPLVMVAVYGNREYEGAFLDMHEGVSANGFTPVAAIAAVAQHSGAPRIATGRPDADDREKLAQFGLQALNKAQAGGEGLAAPGAHRAWDLPAGIDIWPNTNMDVCTKCGQCAGVCPMGAVSDDGAATDNGKCIVCAACLKYCPAKARRFGNAETMKEYAAHLAHAVARKEAVLFV, from the coding sequence ATGATCGGCAGCGTCCACGTAATCAGCTTCAGCCCCTGCGGCGGAACGGAAAATGTCATGCAGGCCATAACGCGTGATATCCCGCTGCCGAAACACGAATACAACATAACCCTCCCCGGTGACCGTACCAGGGAACTGCGTTTCAGCCGGAACGACCTGGTAATCATGGGGTTCCCGGTTTACGGCGGGAATATGCCGGTCCATTTTTCTTCCCTGATTGCGCATCTGAAAGGCGCAGGCACGCCGCTGGTCATGGTCGCCGTTTACGGCAACCGGGAATACGAAGGAGCCTTTCTGGACATGCACGAAGGCGTCAGCGCGAACGGTTTCACTCCGGTTGCCGCCATTGCCGCCGTCGCGCAGCATTCGGGCGCGCCGCGCATCGCCACCGGGCGGCCTGACGCCGATGACCGGGAAAAGCTCGCGCAGTTCGGTCTGCAAGCCCTGAATAAAGCGCAAGCCGGTGGAGAGGGGCTTGCGGCTCCCGGCGCGCACCGCGCTTGGGATCTCCCTGCCGGAATAGACATCTGGCCCAACACGAATATGGACGTCTGCACCAAATGCGGCCAATGCGCCGGGGTCTGCCCCATGGGAGCCGTGTCAGACGACGGCGCCGCCACCGACAACGGCAAGTGCATCGTTTGCGCCGCTTGTCTCAAATACTGCCCGGCAAAGGCGAGGAGGTTCGGCAACGCCGAAACCATGAAGGAATATGCCGCCCATCTGGCGCATGCCGTCGCACGAAAAGAGGCTGTGTTGTTTGTTTAG
- a CDS encoding conserved hypothetical protein (Evidence 4 : Homologs of previously reported genes of unknown function) codes for MNTLRQDIPCACLHVRRADRQLSQMYDQSLRPIGIRSTQYGMLRCVDGLPDPFISDIGRFLSMDQTTVTRNVEKLEKSGLVVTRPHPGDPRKKKVELSAQGKAKLAEAQPLWEEAQKRIVARMGGDDFNSLLRLLGKLNQITKG; via the coding sequence ATGAACACGCTGCGCCAGGACATACCCTGCGCCTGCCTGCATGTGCGCAGGGCCGACCGCCAGCTCTCGCAAATGTACGACCAGTCCCTGCGGCCCATTGGCATCCGCAGCACTCAGTACGGCATGTTGCGCTGCGTGGATGGTCTGCCTGATCCGTTTATTTCCGATATCGGACGTTTTTTGAGTATGGATCAAACCACGGTCACGCGGAATGTGGAGAAACTGGAAAAGTCCGGCCTGGTGGTGACCAGGCCGCATCCCGGCGACCCGCGCAAGAAAAAGGTGGAACTGTCCGCGCAAGGCAAAGCCAAGCTGGCGGAAGCGCAGCCTCTGTGGGAAGAAGCCCAAAAACGCATCGTGGCCCGTATGGGCGGGGACGATTTCAACAGTCTTTTGCGGCTTTTGGGCAAGCTGAACCAGATAACAAAGGGCTAG
- a CDS encoding hypothetical protein (Evidence 5 : No homology to any previously reported sequences), with translation MMPTAFPEGGSMPDIQTVPLHIPDANPAWKLLLQSGVGMACTVGIPFMHLLRDELGLSDDQLRPVDAFLLDGMPVDEPETAIVPDGARIALAAGLPGIAGLAMKSKSAVRALRSGITHTGDAVPHPRPGAVILSLYSLVLPLLGGHFLRRGALVEPSQLVRYARFSPDDHALVNGTVLSMPELEQAVAAMPESTVFLLTAALCHE, from the coding sequence TTGATGCCGACGGCGTTTCCAGAAGGCGGATCCATGCCGGATATCCAGACCGTACCGTTGCACATCCCCGACGCGAACCCCGCCTGGAAACTTCTTTTGCAGTCGGGTGTCGGCATGGCCTGTACCGTCGGCATTCCTTTTATGCATTTGTTACGGGACGAACTCGGATTGAGCGACGACCAGCTGCGTCCCGTGGACGCGTTCCTCCTGGACGGAATGCCCGTGGATGAGCCGGAGACCGCCATTGTTCCGGACGGCGCGCGCATTGCCCTTGCCGCGGGGTTGCCCGGCATCGCGGGCCTGGCCATGAAGAGCAAAAGCGCGGTACGGGCCTTGCGATCCGGTATTACCCATACCGGAGACGCGGTTCCCCATCCCCGCCCCGGCGCCGTTATTCTTTCCCTGTACAGCCTTGTTCTCCCTCTGCTCGGCGGGCACTTCCTGCGCCGTGGGGCGCTGGTCGAGCCGTCCCAGCTTGTGCGTTACGCCCGCTTCTCGCCGGACGATCATGCGTTGGTCAACGGCACGGTTCTGTCCATGCCGGAGCTGGAGCAAGCAGTTGCTGCAATGCCGGAAAGCACTGTGTTTCTGCTCACCGCCGCATTATGTCATGAATGA
- a CDS encoding conserved membrane hypothetical protein (Evidence 4 : Homologs of previously reported genes of unknown function), which yields MAGMFLDSLLSAFLMIMSGDRELWSIVFLSLRCTFLACFFAALAGVPFALFLTNNDFPGKRLLLLVLNSLLALPTVVVGLFLYVFIARRGIFGPLDLLYSPAAISLGQFILILPLIVMFAYAALNRLDKRYRETALTLGASAWQASLAVMREARFAMVATLCAAYGRGIAEVGVSMMLGGNIKGFTRTMTTAMALEYDKGEFTLSLGLGVVLLLVSFALNMALGLFQGRTEP from the coding sequence ATGGCCGGAATGTTCCTCGACAGTCTGCTTTCCGCCTTTCTCATGATTATGAGCGGCGACAGGGAACTATGGAGCATTGTTTTCCTTTCCCTGCGCTGCACCTTCCTGGCCTGTTTCTTTGCCGCGCTTGCCGGCGTTCCCTTTGCCCTGTTCCTCACCAACAACGATTTTCCAGGCAAGCGCCTCCTGCTGCTTGTCCTCAATTCCCTTCTGGCGCTCCCCACGGTGGTTGTGGGGCTTTTCCTGTATGTCTTCATTGCCCGGCGCGGTATTTTCGGCCCCCTCGACCTTCTGTATTCCCCGGCGGCCATCAGTCTTGGGCAGTTCATCCTCATCCTGCCGCTGATAGTCATGTTTGCCTACGCCGCCTTGAACCGCCTGGACAAACGCTACCGCGAGACCGCCCTGACTCTCGGCGCCAGCGCATGGCAGGCGTCCCTCGCGGTCATGCGCGAAGCCCGCTTCGCCATGGTGGCTACCCTTTGTGCGGCCTACGGGCGGGGCATCGCCGAGGTCGGGGTGAGCATGATGCTCGGCGGCAACATCAAGGGATTTACCCGGACCATGACCACGGCCATGGCGCTTGAATACGACAAGGGCGAGTTCACGCTGTCCTTGGGGCTGGGCGTCGTGCTGCTGCTGGTGAGTTTCGCCTTGAACATGGCCCTGGGGCTTTTCCAGGGCCGGACGGAGCCGTGA
- a CDS encoding conserved hypothetical protein (Evidence 4 : Homologs of previously reported genes of unknown function), giving the protein MQYSNVQQFYFSATGSTQKVVREIGSHFSQEASRRDILREHFITPETVDGDTLAVIGVPVYSGRIPELCLEMLGKLKGNKTPAIAVVVYGNRDYDDALLELTELLQSNGFFVLGAGAFVAQHSIFPRVAAARPDQSDMRRIAEFSQQCKAKLSRMTGEEAPIRVKGNFPYKKAGSVPLKPSVGKQCNACGACARVCPAGAISRENPPAKNKALCISCAACVAACPQDAQAFRGVPYTLFGMLFERKCSPRREPEVFV; this is encoded by the coding sequence ATGCAATACAGCAATGTTCAGCAGTTTTATTTCAGCGCGACCGGATCGACGCAAAAAGTTGTGCGGGAAATAGGGAGCCATTTCAGCCAGGAGGCAAGCCGGCGTGACATCCTCAGGGAGCATTTTATCACTCCGGAAACCGTGGACGGTGATACCTTGGCCGTCATCGGCGTGCCGGTTTACAGCGGCCGCATCCCGGAGCTTTGCCTGGAAATGTTGGGAAAATTGAAAGGCAACAAAACCCCGGCCATTGCCGTGGTCGTCTACGGAAACAGGGACTATGACGACGCGCTCTTGGAACTTACGGAATTATTGCAGAGCAACGGCTTTTTCGTTCTCGGCGCGGGAGCTTTCGTCGCGCAGCATTCGATTTTTCCACGTGTCGCCGCAGCCCGCCCGGATCAAAGCGACATGCGGCGTATCGCGGAATTCTCGCAGCAATGCAAGGCAAAATTGAGCCGGATGACGGGCGAGGAAGCCCCTATCCGGGTCAAAGGCAATTTTCCCTACAAAAAGGCCGGTTCGGTACCGCTCAAGCCTTCTGTCGGAAAGCAATGTAACGCCTGCGGTGCCTGCGCCCGCGTATGCCCGGCGGGAGCCATCAGCCGGGAGAATCCTCCCGCCAAGAACAAAGCCCTGTGCATTTCCTGCGCCGCCTGTGTCGCGGCCTGCCCACAAGACGCGCAGGCTTTTCGTGGGGTTCCCTACACGCTGTTCGGCATGCTCTTTGAGCGAAAATGCAGCCCCCGCCGGGAACCGGAAGTTTTTGTGTGA